The following is a genomic window from Onychomys torridus chromosome 13, mOncTor1.1, whole genome shotgun sequence.
TTAGGAAATTTCACCAAAGCAAACCATAAACAGGATTATAATGCTCCAGGAAAGAATATTAATGGACAAAAAACTTATTTTGGTATAGCTGCTTCCTCCATATTTTTATCTTAACTCCTGTAGTTCATTCATCCACATATCTGATAACACATGGGCATGGACATGTGCTCTCTCCTGGGATACATTTGTAGTGCATTCTTTTTAAAGTTCTGTGTCATCTCTTGGTTATGAAAGCCTATGCATAAAATGTGGACATTTTGCTCAGAGCAACAGGAGCAAGACAAAAATGCAAAGAGAATAGTGCTGGCAGATGCCCTGGAACACCAGCCACTGGTTAACCTGAGGGAAAGCTCCCTCACCTCATGACCTGTGGGGGTTGACAGCCATGCAGCATCTGCCATTAGAAGAACTTTCAAAGTGTTTCTTAATCCAGCAAGACAATGTTTTCATTACTATGGCAGGGGGCCATCCTTTACCTATACGGTATCCAGAGAAACCTCACATATACCTTCCAAAGCTCAACCTGTGGGCAATGTTATAGCACGGGCACACTCTCCAAGAGGCTGGAAATCCTGACTCTTATTCCCAGCTGCCTTTACAGCTTTCCCTGCGgggtgagagaagagaaagacaggacaGAAAGTGCCATGGCTTTGCCTTTTCAACCTGAATGCATTTGCAATCAATTCCCAGGGTTGATCTGTTATCTATTAAAAAGAAGATCAAGATAATGACAGAAACATTGTTCTTAAATTCTTCTGTTCAAAAATATCAGTGTTTACTTATATCCACATGTCTAAGTCCATTCCAGCTCCAATAACAACATACTATAAACTGGGTGGATTATGAACAAAGATATTTCAAGCATTTCTGGAGGAAATGGCCAGTCCAAGATCAAAGTGCCTAGAGGTTTGGCATCTGGTTTGGGCTGTCTTCTTACTGTCCACACATGACAGGAGACACTAAAATGACCTAATCACTTCTCAAAGCCATTAGTTGGGATAGGTAACATAAACCAGATGTTTAGGTGAGAAAACTCCTGCATATGCCACCTCAGAGTcatatattttctattatataCTATACCATCCCtagttgcttttgtttataaCCTAGATTATGGATATTCTAGTAACTGCTTCCAATTACAAATTAAAGTATCCACTACCCTTAACCAACTTAGCACAATTATTTGAATGTGCCTAACTGGCCCTGTTATTATAATAAAGGCAGATACCCATGCCCAAGCTACATAAGAGCTGTTCTCATGTGGATACCGAATGCCTCCACAAAGGTCCATGTACTTGAAACTTGGTCCTGTGGTTGAGGTGGTGAGCGGTGTCTAATGGGAGGTACACAGGTCAGTGGGGAACACCAGGGGACATGGGACTCTCTGGGctttatcctttcttcattttcagaCCAGGAGGTaagcagggttttgtttgtttttgtttttttcccagcaCATGCTAACCCACTAGTATGCTGCCATTACCAGAGGCCCAAGGCAGGATACTGGATGCTGGACTAGAACTTTCAGACCTGTttgccaaaataaacctcttctgTTTAATCAGTTAATGTCCTCAGGTATGTTATTATAGCAATGTAAGGTCGTAAACTGCAAATAAATATTTAGCAGTACTGTTGCTAATATTATGAGACAAGTGTGCGTTAACTTCACTTTCCatgtttgctgtttttgtttttaacacttcAAGTGGTTAAATAACATTCTCTAAATTCAGATACATAAGCATTTGGTCAGTACTCAGGGTTAAAGTAACTCACATAAACAAGATCAATGACCAGTAACAAGAGTGTCTAGAAATTTTTATTCAGATATACTccactgtaatttaaaaataaacatacattttatttataacatAGTTCTTTATTCtaatccaatatatatatatatatgtatatatatatatatatatgtatgtgtatatatatatatatatatatattcacaaaatgATAAACTTCCTAAAAATGATCTCAATATAATACGTCATTTGTTGGCTGCAAGAGATGAATTTTAATACATAGCAGTTATGTATAAAACCTCTGGAAATACAATGATGAAGAAATTTTAAGTCCAGCCACATGCTCTAGAATGAAGTTCACGTTTCCTCTATGCTCATATCTCATCACCCCATACTTCTACAAGTCCAGTGAGATCACTTAGGGGCCAGAAGCACAGGTTAGTCTCAGCATGCACCAGGCCTCGGCCTCACAATAAAAGAAACCAAGGCAGGGGAAAAGGATTGGATAAGTGACCATGTAAGTTTTAAAGGACTCCTCATGAAATCCAGATTTCCATTAGCTTTCTCTGGTTCTGTTACCTTCATTACTGGATTCAGAAAGCTACGACAtccatttaaataaaagaaattagcaTCTGATCCTAAAGATGCTGCTATGCTCTCATAAATGTAAAAAAGGTACCATCCACATCTAAGGGAATTCTCAGATCTAAGAGCCCAAGAGACAGCGAGGCAAAGCCTAGAATGTTTCCTGCTCTTCTGCATTCTTACCTCGGGTGTCAGTTTAATTCACCAAATACTAGTCAAGAGACCTTCAAACAGATAAGAAAGGAAGATGAAGGGAGGAACATCCTGCTAACTAGGACATAGTTTTACACCTGGAAACCTCCAACTTCAAATACACCCCATGAGCATGGAACAGGAGAGATCCTGACATTTACATGCTAATACTCCAATGGTTTATAACCAAGAACTGAGAACACTACAGTCTATTATTTTTGCTGAGTATTGCTTTAATCATTGAAAAAATACCCAAGAATTTTCAACAAAAATCAGTATTTCCTACCAAAATGTCACTTACATGAAACTATCTGTTTTAAAACAGCAGTGTCTACTGGAGGTAACATTATGGCAAGAATTTCCCACATACATATTTCCTTAACAAGCTATAAGCTACAGGAAACAACAACACAGTAATGTGGTAGGTTATACTCTTTCACTGTCCTATAAAATGATACTTTTAACATAAATAACTTTGAggcaataatttttaatttactgGGAATTAgtaatttacttatttacattTGTAAAGTATTTCACGTCTTATTCAGCAAGCACTGACAGTACTCGGCTATAAAAGATTTCtgtttaagaaagcaattcaTGAACTGTCCACTTATCTTACAGCAAGACAAATGGTACACATACTGTAGAATTGTTATTCATTACACTGGCTACAGGCATCATGTGGCTAATGAATACTTGAAGTATGGCTAGTCTACAGCAGTAAATACACATACtgtttcaaagaattaatagagATCATAAGGTATCTCAATAACTGTTTTTACATCAGTtacatattgaaatattttagataatagtgagttaaagaaaacactgctaaaatgaatttcagctgtgtatttttttctgtgtatgagtgttttctctgcatgtatgtatatgtaccgtGGGaatgcctagtgcctgcagaggccagatggcaccagatcctccagaactggagttatggacagctgtaagcctccatgtgggtgctggcaaccaaatcaggtcttctgcaagagcagcgggCACTCTTTACTTAtgacacctctccagcctctgctagGATATTTGAGTTACATATATGGCTTGCATTATTTTCTTGTGCTAACACTGCTACAGAAGCAGCAGACCTAACCGTATGCGAGTATCACCCGCACTTTACAGCATTTTTATATTACAATACTTGAGATAAACACACTTAAAACACATAAATGTTCCTGAGTTtaaattctcacacacacacacacacaaacacacacacacacacacacacacacacacacacacacaactctactTTcagaaacaaaacgaaacaagTTCTAATGCCATCtttctcatctccttccctaCACTGGCAACTGGGATAAACCCTGGTTAGATGAGTATAGAGCAGATACAAAGGATCTTTTGGGTGGCAGAAATGCTCTGAAATTGGACTGTATGATGGCTGTACAACTCATCAAATGCGGTTTTTAAGATCATTCAATTCTACATTTACCACAGGTAAGCTGGATACCTCAGCTTACATTATGGTAACGTCTACCTCAAAAAAGCCACCTTTTATAAAAAGTACACACAAGTTTCAGGTGATTCAGATATAATTTCTGAACCCACTGTGGAGCTCAGAAAGGCAATGAAACCATTTCCACCGGGTCAGCACTTGCAATAGgctcctgctccctctccctgGAGATCTAAGCTAACGAGAACAAAAGGAACTAGCTAAGAGAGACTGGACAAGtgtggtaccctcagaggccccTGGCTCAGGCAATGATCGCCCTGACAGTCATGTATCCAGTCTCGTTACAAAGTCGGACCCAAGATGTTGCTATTTTATCATGACAGAATAACAGGATACATGGGACCTCCTCTACACCAATAAAAACATGCAAAGTTACAGAAGGCAACACAGTTAACAGTTAACAGTCTTCACAGGACACTCTCAACTGCATTTTCTTTCCCTATTgcagaagagaaagtagtaaaGAAATTAGCAGTTCAAACATTACAATGAATTCAGACAAGAGTCTTAGCAGTTAATAAACTTAGAACACTGGATTCTGGGATAACTGTTGGCAGACCTTGAAGCACTACTTTCAATCTAAAAACTCAGACTATCCACCAGATATGCTGATGCTGTCCTTTCGCTCCATAAAAATCTTCATCAGCAGTtacaagaaaatttttttaaaaagtgtaaaacCAGCTTCCCTTTTGACTGTCCAAATGAATGGGAAGAACTGACTTTGCACTTGGAAAAACAAACTGCTGTAAAACAGATCAAACCATGCACTTGAACCAAACCTTCAGGCATCTGAACCATCATGTACTTTGGTGGGCCTTTTTGAGACTTGCCTGCCTACAGTTCTTTCCAGAGCTCACTTTACTCACTTTCCAGAAccgaaagaaaaaagcaaacccacctacccacccacccaccaaccaaccagcaaaaggaaagggaaacacGTAAGCACAGCAGCGGAGAGGAGAAAGTCACAGAAGGAGCCGACACTGAACAGTGCAATGGCTCATGCAAACACAAATACAAAGATGGGAGTGGACACGGAGTCACCACAAATGCCCGTTTTACAAGGAAACCAGGTAAACATTCCAAAGTCAAAGAATGGTTTTCAATGTCACAATCATGATGGAATGTTCTCTTAAGATAGCCCCATTTATATAGTTCATTCTAGTCACACCAGGGCATCTACGCATCTGGCTGAATCTGAGGATGCATTTGTTACAGTTCCAGACCAAAGCTACAAGttcagtgacattttaaaaaatgaagtatgtGTAGAACAGCCATTGAATTTCACTTTTTAGTAATGACCTTCTGCTGGTGAGGAGGGGGCACCACTAGCTGTTTCCTATGTCAGCTACTACCCAGTGTGACATCACCAGTGTATATACACCTGGCTGTTCTCACTCACTCCCAGAATaaatgcacagacagacacaggtatATTTTTATAGGCTTTACAGAAGAATGCTACCTAGATATCAAGATTAATCTGTATTTAACTATGCCTATGGTTACAAAAATGGCTACTCTCGTGTCGCTGTGGTCTTTCTAATACAGAACATAGTACAAGTCAATGAACAATGGATTTACCTTTACAGACTATGGATGACTTTTCTTCTTGTCTAAGCTATTGGCAAACTCACATAACATACCAAGAGTAAAGCATACATTTACATTCGGAATCATTAAAATTGTACAAAATGTTCACAAAGCTCCAAATAACATGAATAGCATTGTGCTTGCACACTTTGTAATTTCCAAGCAGCCAATACTCCATCCTGAGGTGATTTCACTTTTGTGAATAGACTACACTAAGGACCTGTATCTAAATCTTGGTATTTCATCCTTTCCAGTCCTAGACAGACTTCCACAACCAAACAAGGTGCAAACGAAAGCTTATGAAAACTGAAATGCCCTATTTACATAGTTATTTACTTTCCACACAAAACGAGATTGTACTATGGAACCCAAACACCGCCCAGGTTTCCACGGGCTGCGCAGCAGGCAGGACTGATGACATTTACAGGTCATGCAGCtgagggaaggaagaacagaCTCAACAGACCTCAGCCCCGGGAGTGCAACTTATCAGGCCTTTCGTAGAGCTTTTCGCAAATCTCCATAGAAGttggttaaagtgcttgccattgCTGTATCCACTGCGGACTGAGGGATCATGCCGCGCAGATCTGTCTGAATATAGCCCGTCAGAAGACTCTGGCTTGGATTGTCTTTAAGCGGCACACAAAACCAGCCGCAGGGATGGTTATAGCCACGGACAAATTCTGGCCTTGTTTCACTCCAGTCGAGACTCACCCCTACAAGACAGTTTGAAATAACATCATTAATAGTATTAACCTGGCATTTGTCCAACACTctcactttaaaaatgttatcatattctttgtttaaacagtttttttttcttatccacACTAATGAAAACTAATCCCCAGGAATGATAGATAGGTAGTGGGCAAAATTCGAATGCCTTCCGAATCGATGACGTAGTATCATCTAGGTAACTCTTTGGAAACTACAAATCTTAGCCGCAGCAGCCAGGCCCCAAAGTAACAAGAACACAATGGATGGTACCATAACTCTTTCCTGCGGGCACAGCCACCCCCAACGGTAGTGCTCAGAGCAACATAAACAAGTGGATGGCAATTTACAACTTGTTTACACTCCACATAACGAAGTACTAAGTTACCTACACATCTTAAAAACAGGAGGCTGCTAGTGGCAGCATTTTTAattcctccacacacacacaaaaagccacaattcaaagaaggaaattttaaaactaactaaatatatatgtataaatatatatctactacacatgtgtgtatatgcatacacatataccaaGAAACTGTTTTGAGAAGCCTAGAATAAAATATCAATTATTGGATCCCTTTCTCAGAATCAGTCACGTCTTATCCATTTCTGCTATGCATGAAGTAGAGAATGTTATGTAACTGAGAATGACAAGTTATCAGAAATGGTTGAGGGCTCATCCTCAACAAGACATTTATACCTGAAAGGTCCAGAACATTCCAGTAGTGGAGGGGGCGCATCTTAGAGGCAGAACAGAGAGTGAAGCCTGCAAAATGCTATCCTCTGAGCTCAACAGAACTACTGCGGTCTTGAACGCACACTACAGTCATCTTCCCTGGATCCACATAAGACTGGCCATGTCAACAACTGAAGGAAGAGAGGCTCCTGGGGCCTACCCCTTACTGTTGAACACTGATAGATTCTGGGGAAGGAGGAGCCATTTTAGTTGTGTGCCCCCTGCCAAGCCCACCAGGCTCCAAACACAATGAGAAAATACGAATGTGAGAAAGAGATATACAGGGAAAAGTCCGGGGTAGATAAGGTAATAATAGTGAGGGAAAAAGAGTAGTCAGCAtgcattatgtacatgtgtgaaatgTTAGGGTAAAAACTTCAACATCTGAAGTAGACTTCAAGAAAGAACAAGTTTTAGGTTATTACCACAGGATAAAAGTCCTTCTTCATAGGCCACAGTATAGGAGAAATCAATAAACTCTCTTGgggaaataatatttaaaagttgaCCAGCAGTGGTGTAACGCATCACACAGCAATTCTAGAAAGACAAAAGGTAAGATTGGTGTTGCCATCAGACATGTAGAGTCACGTACCAAGATCAATCTCTAGTAAGAACCGACACTCACTCCAAATGTTTTGGTCTAAGGACAGCAATGCCTACAGTGGTTCTGAAAGGGTTAATCTCTTTCTAAATGTCAGTGCTGTGATAAGAACATGGTGATGATATATGAAACTACAGAGACATATTCAGTATCCAAATCTCTATTTAATTAGAGATGGCTAATTCAATTATATGGACCTAGTACATATATAGAATGAAGGAATACAGATTGTTTCTGAactttgaagattaaaaaaacccacacacacataatgttttgactttaaaaaaaatcaagtatgataagaaataaataagaacaggTAACAAGCTCCTTTGACAAGACAGTTGTCTAGTACTTAAGGCAACATTTTTAGCTCTGGTCTTTGatattaatttaatataattgGAAAATCCACATTTAACCTCTACGAGGTTGgtggtttttttctgtctttgagatttttagaCCCTTAACCAAAATTTTACAGTTAAAGATGCTGAAGACTTCCATAAGCAACACAGAAAGAGGTACACTGGGAAAACTCAGTACTAACATTCATTATAAAATTTGGAAACTCAACTTTAAactcagcactagggagataggggcaggtggatctgagtttgaggttagagCTCTACACACCAAGTTTTAGGCCAGTGAGGGTTagttatacagtgagaccctgtctccaaaagaagaatgaaatgaacaaataaataaaataaaatggagaaactTGAGCTTTTAAAAGGCAGCACAGGGTTATGCTGTGGGATCTTTGCTTGACTACTATTCGAAAGAAATGAATGCGATCAATGTAAGCAATGCAAATGTGGACACTCACACggctggtcacacacacacacacacacacacacacacacacactctgtagcAGTTTTCTTACACAGATACCTCTTCCAAGTGCTCCAAAATATCCAGTGAAGTCATCAACGGGTCCCAACACAAGCGGCTGGGCCCTGGGCGTATGTGGTCTATCACATTACTGAAAATGTCATCCATAACACCTTGGGCTTTGTAGctgaagaacaacaacaacaaaaagaaacaaaggcttTCCAAATGAAAATTTTCAGTGCAGAGCTAACACTGAAAACAGGAGGAAAACTTAATGgcatttttataaaggaaaaatatcctAACAACTTGTCTAATAAATAAAAGGTCTATCAATTATTTTATCAAACTATGTCCTTTGTCCTCAAATTAGAAACTAGAAAACTGAAGGTTATACTACATCATCATAAACACAGTGACATCCCTTCACATTATAATATAGCCCCAGTCTGTAGCACATTCCAAAACTTCCATGCAATTCTGTTCTCTCCTTAATTTCAAACATTAATACATGTGTATTTTTACCATGACTTTTTTCCTTCTGCCTCCCCCACAATGTTCTCCTGTATATAGCTcattgctctttcaaattcattaattgttattttatatatatatatatatatatatatatatatgtgcgtgcgtgtgtgtgtgtgtgtgtgtgtgtgtgtgtgtgtgtgtgtattcctaactATACCCTGCTCAGTCTGCACGTTACTtgtatctactttttttttttttttttttttttttttttgattttcgagacagggtttctctgtgtagctttgcgcctttcctgaacttgctttggagaccaagctggccttgaactcacagagatcctcctggctctgcctcccgagtgctgggattaaaggcatgcgccaccaccaccaggctttgtATCTActtttttcagggctgactacttggtACTGGGTAACAGTTgacatgctcttccctggggaagactatgtCCCCCACTCTGCACTCACTAGTTGCCTGTAGGTCTTCGTGCAGCGTTGGGGCCTCCTGGGCTTCCCCCATCCACTCTGGCATACTGTTGTTCTTGCTCAGCTCACGTTTAGGAATACAGCTAGAAAACAAATctatacctaaggctcaaggaacattatggaaggggaggaaagactgGAAGAGCCAGGGAGGACCTGGGAGCATGCTGTGACACTATGTCTCCTTGTAATGTCAGAAACTACACCCCTAACACTCATACATGAGGACACTGGCTTTTAAGAACTTTCTTGTCATAGATTTGGAAAAGATATGTATCACACATATAAATGGGCTACAAGTTATCACTGAAGCTATATGTGCACAATTCccttaaagttaataaaaatgataatccAACAGAAGATGGGTGAAGCACATATAAAGATTAATCTGAAATGTCAAATACTGTAATCAAGTACACACTAACAAGATACCACTTCAATCACCCCTCAGGTTGCCAAATAGTAAACTTAAGCGATCTCTGAATATTAATCTGAGAATGGCCACAGGCATTCCCCTAGAAAGCTGCACACTGTCACAAATTTGCATACAACCTAGAGGAACTCCAAGTAGCTACTCAAAATCCAGTAAAGCTCCTTTCTTCAATTCTAATTTCATCGCTCCCATCTTCCTCACTGTTATTCCAGCAAAGTAAAACCTTgtgaggacctggagagaaagcACGGAAGTTGGCAGAGGACAAGCAATCCTGCATTCCTTTGTACAGAACTGAGGCACCTTCAGAAGTATGTTTCCTCATCCTCAAGCTTAACACTCTGGCTGTGTAGCTACATCTTCCCTAAATAAATTTCTCATCCATGTTTAAGGAGCAGAGACAATTCTTTTGTCTAAATATGAATTAGCCCTTCATTTCTTAAGAAACATCTATTggaaccgggcggtggtggcggtggtggcggtggtggtggtggtggtggcggtggtggtggtagtggtggtggtggtggtggtggtggcacacgcctttaatcccagcacttgggaggcagaggcaggcagatctctgtgagttcaaggccagcctggtctacagagtaagggttggggggggggatgttctCAGCAACACTTACTGCTTGCTCCCTTATCTCTTTCTATGCTTTCAATGCCAGCTGGAACAACTGATCTAAAGGATGAATTCCCAGATTCTTACAATACTTGGCCCGACTGCAATCCCCCGTCCATGTTAAAGATACTGTACACCTCATCTTTCTGGAAACAGTATCTTTGGTACAGCACTTCACAACATTCTGAATATACTAAGTGGGGCCAgaagcttcatttttaaaaagggctGATCCTTAAGGGTTTGAACATTCTACTTAAGGCAACTGTCCattctgacttaaaaaaaaaaatcagtatcctttTCTTGACTATGTATAGTTCATGTTCAACTATAAGactaaaacaaggaaacaaaagttATTCATAATACTACCATTTAGAGATGAATTTTGTCATAGGcaaaacatttcaataaaaatataataatttaaaaacttaaaataagcCAATGGTTGTGCTGAATATCCAACTCTATTTCGTATCATAGTGTgagtgtaaggattctgtccttaattacatcaccagcctgcgccagtgtcccagcctaaaatGCGGGTGTGACCTCTGTGTGCTCTCCCTTTTCCGCACTCTACCCCCTTCGCAcggtccttctctccttccctctctctccctctttcctctctctctccctttctctcccaataaagttcTAAAAGGTATCTATGGTGCACTGACTCTTCCGTCCAGCAACCTCCTCTGTTGGCATGGCCGCCGCGCCACCACCTTAACCAACAGTGAGCACTTTTTATATCATGAAGtaatcttttaaaacataatttttaaaggttACCAACATTCTACCGAGTatagatattttcataatttactGTTAAGATGCCTAGTTCTTAATATTGATAACACCACGATGAAACATCAAACACCTAAATCACTATTATTTTACTGCTGGGGTCTTCCAGGTGAACTTTTAACAGAATGCTAGCTGAGCATAGGCATTCATGCAGTTAGGGAACTGAAGTAGAAAGTACCGCATGTGTAGGAGACTGAacaacacagtgagttcaaggccgccctgtctcaaaagtcatttaaaaagttCTATAACTCCTAGCAATGTAGACGATCAGAAGGGTTACGTATGCCATGCTAAGAAGTTCAGATTTTTATTTGCCTACTGCTATTATTTATGACCAACACAATCCACAAAATATttgaccatttttatttttattttttatttttttggttttttgagacagggtttctctgtagctttggagcctgtattggactagctctgtagaccaggctggcctcgaactcacagagatccacctgcctctgcctccagcgtgctgggattacaggcatgccccaccactgcctgcccggctaaagatttatttatttattatgtacagagaagagggtgccagatctcattacagatggttgtgagccataacgtgggtgctgggaattgaactcagaacctctggaagagtagtcggtgctcttaacctctgagccatctctccagcctgaccaTTTTTAAAGCTTTGAATTTATATGAGCAATTTGCTTCTCAGAAAgtttaaaaccataaaaataaaagctaaattcTACTGTGATCATGTTATATAATGTATGAGTTATAAAACTGAGAATTTACTTACAGATACCCATTAAACTCTTCTGAGGGTTTTCTCCAAACTGTTACAtctttctagaaaaataaaaacattctatgGTGATAATCACATAGTTGGAAccttacacacaaaaaaaataattctgtaaGTTTAGAGCACTtaactttgctttaaaaaacatCTGACGTAATTTCTCAGAGCTAAAGAGAAATCCGTAATTGAATTTCTTCTGTATCACACAGTATTTATATCATGCAccttaaatatttttcagtagCTTAGAAATTCAGACTTTCAAATTCAACGACAGTACTCTATCAGTGGCTGTTATTATTTGCTTcattttgatcttagctatttaCTGTTACTGATACATTCAGTCTATGACATTAGAAACATTAAATACTTCATTCTTAAACTGTACAtgtctttttaaagttaaataattCACATTTATTGTGACTATGTTACCTTGAATTAGTTCCTATATGTCCCCCCCCATCATTTCCCAACTGACTCTAAATAGAAAACTAACTAGAGAACTAGAGA
Proteins encoded in this region:
- the Stard4 gene encoding stAR-related lipid transfer protein 4: MEGLSDVASFSTKLQNTLIQYHNIEEEKWRVAKKMKDVTVWRKPSEEFNGYLYKAQGVMDDIFSNVIDHIRPGPSRLCWDPLMTSLDILEHLEENCCVMRYTTAGQLLNIISPREFIDFSYTVAYEEGLLSCGVSLDWSETRPEFVRGYNHPCGWFCVPLKDNPSQSLLTGYIQTDLRGMIPQSAVDTAMASTLTNFYGDLRKALRKA